One genomic window of Azospirillum sp. TSH58 includes the following:
- a CDS encoding portal protein, which produces MSDTKQGHRKGTAPDAPPNGPERLLERYRAARERRSVWESHWQECYDHALPNGQPFRGGGTPGERRVDRLFDGTAPDAVEQLAASLLAELTPPWSRWFGLQPGPSLPDGERDRVAPMLDRAAGIVQAHVDRSNFAVEIHQAFLDLVTVGTACLLMEEAPPGAASSLRFTAVPLAEAVLEEGADGRLDGTFRRSEATLAQIERRFPGAALPDAVRERGAAEPDSRFPLVEAVLPDGLAYRWTVVLDSGLADPATLAEGRFAQSPFINFRWLKAPGETYGRSPVMKALPDIKTANKVVELVLKNASVAVTGIWQADDDGVLNPATIRLVPGTIIPKAVGSAGLTPLANPGRFDVSQLVLDDLRARIRHALLADRLGPLDQPRMTATEVVERSAEMARLLGATYGRLQAELLTPLVLRAVGILRRRGEIPDIAVDGRTVALQHRSPLAQAQAQRDVQATLRWLDTARQLGPEALSAVDVAATARWLGEAFGVPAKLVRAEAPHG; this is translated from the coding sequence GTGAGCGACACCAAGCAAGGGCACCGCAAGGGCACTGCCCCCGACGCTCCGCCGAACGGGCCGGAGCGTCTGCTGGAGCGCTACCGGGCGGCGCGGGAGCGCCGGTCGGTCTGGGAGAGCCATTGGCAGGAATGCTATGACCACGCCCTGCCCAACGGGCAGCCCTTCCGCGGCGGCGGCACCCCCGGCGAGCGGCGGGTGGACCGGCTGTTCGACGGCACCGCGCCGGACGCGGTGGAACAGCTCGCCGCCAGCCTGCTGGCCGAGCTGACCCCGCCCTGGTCGCGCTGGTTCGGGCTGCAGCCCGGCCCGTCGCTGCCGGACGGCGAGCGCGACCGCGTGGCCCCGATGCTCGACCGCGCCGCCGGCATCGTGCAGGCGCATGTCGACCGTTCCAACTTCGCCGTGGAGATCCATCAGGCCTTCCTCGACCTCGTGACGGTGGGCACGGCCTGCCTGCTGATGGAGGAGGCCCCGCCCGGCGCCGCGTCCAGCCTGCGCTTCACCGCAGTGCCGCTGGCCGAGGCGGTGCTGGAGGAGGGGGCTGACGGGCGGCTGGACGGCACCTTCCGGCGCAGCGAGGCGACCCTGGCCCAGATCGAGCGCCGCTTCCCCGGCGCGGCCCTCCCGGACGCGGTGCGGGAACGCGGCGCCGCGGAGCCGGACAGCCGCTTTCCGCTGGTCGAGGCGGTGCTGCCGGACGGGCTGGCCTATCGCTGGACGGTGGTCCTGGACAGCGGGCTGGCCGATCCCGCCACGCTGGCCGAGGGGCGCTTCGCGCAGTCCCCCTTCATCAATTTCCGCTGGCTGAAGGCACCGGGGGAAACCTATGGCCGGTCGCCGGTCATGAAGGCGCTGCCCGACATCAAGACCGCCAACAAGGTGGTCGAGCTGGTTCTGAAGAACGCCTCGGTCGCCGTCACCGGCATCTGGCAGGCCGACGACGACGGGGTGCTGAATCCCGCGACCATCCGGCTGGTGCCGGGGACGATCATCCCCAAGGCGGTGGGCTCCGCCGGGCTGACGCCGCTCGCCAACCCCGGCCGGTTCGACGTGTCGCAGCTCGTGCTGGACGACCTGCGGGCGCGCATCCGCCACGCGCTGCTCGCCGACCGGCTGGGGCCGCTGGACCAGCCGCGCATGACCGCGACCGAGGTGGTCGAACGGTCCGCCGAGATGGCCCGGCTGCTCGGCGCGACTTACGGGCGGCTCCAGGCGGAGCTGCTGACCCCGCTGGTGCTGCGCGCCGTCGGCATCCTGCGCCGCCGCGGCGAGATCCCGGACATCGCGGTCGATGGGCGCACGGTGGCGCTGCAGCACCGTTCCCCGCTGGCCCAGGCCCAGGCGCAGCGCGACGTCCAGGCGACGCTGCGCTGGCTGGACACCGCGCGCCAGCTCGGCCCGGAGGCGCTGTCCGCGGTGGACGTCGCGGCGACCGCGCGCTGGCTGGGCGAGGCCTTCGGCGTCCCCGCCAAGCTGGTGCGGGCGGAGGCGCCCCATGGCTGA